From the genome of Nicotiana sylvestris chromosome 2, ASM39365v2, whole genome shotgun sequence, one region includes:
- the LOC104223405 gene encoding protein LIGHT-DEPENDENT SHORT HYPOCOTYLS 10-like, whose product MNPSTIVMAKELPEGSSRSGGEQLQQNPAPLSRYESQKRRDWNTFGQYLKNQRPPVALSQCNCNHVLEFLRYLDQFGKTKVHLHGCVFFGQPDPPAPCTCPLRQAWGSLDALIGRLRAAYEENGGSPENNPFGNGAIRLYLREVKECQAKARGIPYKKKKKRKLNHPIKATIGAPAATDQHKNLMQAS is encoded by the coding sequence atgaatcCTTCAACTATAGTCATGGCAAAGGAGCTGCCCGAAGGATCGTCGCGATCTGGCGGTGAACAGTTGCAGCAGAATCCAGCACCGTTGAGCCGATATGAGTCACAAAAGAGGAGAGACTGGAACACTTTTGGACAGTACTTAAAGAACCAGAGACCACCAGTTGCATTATCACAGTGTAATTGCAACCATGTCCTTGAATTCCTCCGATATCTCGACCAGTTCGGGAAGACTAAGGTTCACTTACACGGTTGTGTCTTTTTCGGACAACCTGATCCGCCTGCTCCTTGTACTTGCCCTCTAAGGCAAGCTTGGGGCAGTCTTGATGCTTTGATAGGTAGACTTAGAGCTGCTTATGAAGAAAATGGAGGCTCACCTGAGAATAATCCGTTTGGGAATGGCGCGATACGCCTTTATTTGAGAGAAGTTAAGGAGTGTCAAGCTAAAGCAAGAGGGATTCcttataagaagaagaagaaaaggaagcttAATCATCCTATAAAGGCTACTATTGGTGCACCTGCTGCTACTGATCAACATAAGAATTTGATGCAAGCAAGTTAG